GGCGGCTCCGGATGTCGCCGAGGCGACCCGCCGGCACGAGCGCGAGGCCGAACGCGAGCGCGTAGCCGGCGACGATGAGCTGCAGGTCGGTGGATCCTGCGCCGAGCGACTCCTCGATCGACGGCAGGCCGACGTTCACCTTGGAGAGGTCGAGGATGGTGAGGGCGGCGACGCCGACGCAGACCCAGAAGGCCTGCCAGCGGGTGCGCTCCTGGTCGTCGGTCGGGGTCGTGCCCGCTGTGGTGCGTCCGGTCATGAGGTATCGAATCCCATACACGGGCTATGTATTCCCGCTCCCGCGAGCGCGGGCGACCTGCCCCGACCAGACTGCTCCTCATACGAGGGAATCGTCCCGCGTGTCCCTATGCTGAACAACGAGCCAACAGCGACCGCCGGGCCGGGCGGCCGAGGGCCCCGCTCATATGGTGGGGACTTCGTGCCGGTCCGGCGCGACCGCCCGCGAGCACACCGACGTGCTCCCTCCGAGAGGACACCATGCAGAACCGCGCCCGCCGTCTCACCGTCTCGCTCGCCGCCGTGGTCGCGGCCGGGCTCGCGCTCTCCGGGTGCGGATCGTCCGCCGACTCCGGCACCGCGGATCCCGCCGTCTCCCCCGCGACCGGCGACACCCTGATCGTCTACACGAACTCCAACGGCGACGGCCGCGGCGACTGGGTCACGGCGGAGGCGGCGAAGGCCGGCTTCGACATCCAGATCGTGGGCCTCGGCGGCGCCGACCTCGCGAACCGCATCGTGGCGGAGAAGAACAACCCCGTCGGGGACGTGGTGTTCGGCCTGAACAACATGTACTTCGAGAACCTCAAGGCCGAGGACGCGATCACCGCCTACACGCCCGCGTGGTCGGGCGAGGTCGACCAGGCCGCGGGCGACCCCGAGGACGGGACCTACTGGCCCCTGGTGGAGCAGGCCATCGTCACGGTGCACGACAGCAAGCAGACCTCGGGCGGCGACGTGCCGAAGGACGTCACCGACCTCTACTCGTCTAAGTACAAGGGGAAGTACGAGGTGAACACGCGCCTGGGCGAGGCGACCCCGCAGCTCATCCTCGCGGGCCTCCTCGCGCCGTACGAGGACCCGGA
This window of the Clavibacter sepedonicus genome carries:
- a CDS encoding extracellular solute-binding protein, whose protein sequence is MQNRARRLTVSLAAVVAAGLALSGCGSSADSGTADPAVSPATGDTLIVYTNSNGDGRGDWVTAEAAKAGFDIQIVGLGGADLANRIVAEKNNPVGDVVFGLNNMYFENLKAEDAITAYTPAWSGEVDQAAGDPEDGTYWPLVEQAIVTVHDSKQTSGGDVPKDVTDLYSSKYKGKYEVNTRLGEATPQLILAGLLAPYEDPDGDLGISDAGWEVVKDYFANGSPAVEGTDLYARLSRGEVAFGTLASSGIAARDAQYGTTTEVVPAKAGVPFVTEQIAEIAGTRKEERARAFIDWFGSADVQGAFAEEFSSYPVNTTARETALPAVKELIESLDKQDVDYGFVREHIADWVEKTELEYLP